The following are from one region of the Actinoplanes sp. L3-i22 genome:
- a CDS encoding acyl-CoA carboxylase subunit beta, with protein MSLPTTYEQNRTAMLERVADLDHQHAAALAGGGAKSVERHRKRGKLTARERIELLLDDDSPFLELSTLAGWGTDFAVGGSVVTGLGVVEGVECMIIANDPTVRGGASNPVTLKKSFRAAQIAAENRLPTINLVESGGADLPTQKDIFIPGGQHFRGITEASADRRPTIALVFGNSTAGGAYVPGMSDYVVMVAGGAKVFLGGPPLVKMATGEESDDESLGGAEMHARTSGLADYLAVDEADAIRIGRQIVRRLNWRKLGPPPSRSYDEPSLDPEELLGIVPTDLKVPFDPRDVIGRIADGSGFDEFKPLYGTSLVTGWARLHGYPIGILANAQGVLFSAEAQKAAQFIQLANQADTPLLFLHNTTGYMVGKEYEQGGIIKHGAQMINAVSNSKVPHLSVVMGASYGAGNYGMSGRAYDPRFMFSWVGAKSAVMGPAQLAGVVSIVSRQAAAATGRPFDEEADRRTRGAIEAQIERESLAYFTSGMLYDDGVIDPRDTRTVLGICLSVVHNAPVQGARGYGVFRL; from the coding sequence ATGAGCCTGCCGACGACGTACGAGCAAAATCGGACAGCGATGCTGGAGCGGGTCGCGGACCTGGACCACCAGCATGCCGCCGCCCTCGCCGGCGGCGGGGCCAAGAGCGTCGAGCGCCACCGCAAGCGCGGCAAACTGACCGCCCGCGAGCGGATCGAGCTGCTGCTCGACGACGACTCGCCGTTCCTGGAGCTCAGCACGCTGGCCGGGTGGGGCACCGACTTCGCCGTCGGCGGCTCGGTGGTGACCGGGCTCGGCGTCGTCGAGGGCGTCGAATGCATGATCATCGCGAACGATCCGACCGTGCGCGGCGGCGCCAGCAACCCGGTCACCCTGAAGAAGAGTTTCCGCGCCGCGCAGATCGCCGCCGAGAATCGCCTGCCCACCATCAACCTGGTCGAGTCGGGCGGCGCGGACCTGCCGACCCAGAAGGACATCTTCATCCCGGGCGGCCAGCACTTCCGCGGGATCACCGAGGCCAGCGCGGACCGGCGCCCGACGATCGCCCTGGTCTTCGGCAACTCGACGGCCGGCGGCGCCTACGTGCCCGGAATGAGCGACTACGTGGTGATGGTCGCCGGCGGCGCGAAGGTGTTCCTCGGCGGCCCGCCGCTGGTCAAGATGGCGACCGGTGAGGAGTCCGACGACGAGTCGCTGGGCGGCGCGGAGATGCACGCGCGGACGTCGGGACTCGCCGACTACCTCGCCGTCGACGAGGCAGACGCGATCAGGATCGGACGCCAGATCGTCCGTAGGCTCAACTGGCGCAAGCTCGGCCCGCCCCCGAGCCGGTCCTATGACGAACCGTCCCTGGATCCGGAGGAGCTGCTCGGGATCGTCCCGACCGACCTGAAGGTCCCGTTCGACCCGCGGGACGTGATCGGCCGGATCGCCGACGGCAGTGGGTTCGACGAGTTCAAGCCGCTCTACGGGACCAGCCTGGTGACCGGCTGGGCGCGGCTGCACGGCTACCCGATCGGGATTCTCGCGAACGCGCAGGGCGTGCTGTTCAGCGCCGAGGCGCAGAAGGCCGCGCAGTTCATCCAGCTCGCGAACCAGGCCGACACGCCGCTGCTGTTCCTGCACAACACCACCGGCTACATGGTCGGCAAGGAGTACGAGCAGGGCGGGATCATCAAGCACGGCGCCCAGATGATCAACGCGGTGTCGAACTCGAAGGTGCCGCACCTGTCGGTGGTGATGGGCGCGTCCTACGGCGCCGGGAACTACGGGATGAGCGGCCGCGCCTACGACCCGCGGTTCATGTTCAGCTGGGTCGGCGCGAAGTCCGCGGTGATGGGTCCGGCGCAGCTGGCCGGCGTGGTGTCCATCGTGTCCCGGCAGGCCGCGGCGGCCACCGGCCGGCCCTTCGACGAGGAGGCCGACCGGCGGACCCGGGGGGCGATCGAGGCGCAGATCGAGCGGGAGTCGCTCGCCTACTTCACCTCGGGCATGCTCTACGACGACGGGGTGATCGACCCGCGCGACACCCGCACCGTGCTCGGCATCTGCCTGTCCGTCGTTCACAACGCGCCGGTCCAGGGCGCCCGCGGCTACGGAGTGTTCCGGCTGTGA
- a CDS encoding biotin carboxylase N-terminal domain-containing protein, whose amino-acid sequence MIRKLLVANRGEIARRIFRTCRSLGIETVAVFEEKTDLHVREADAAVAIGSFLAADEIIEAARRSGAGAVHPGYGFLSENAPFARAVEAAGLIWIGPAPDAIEAMGDKIRAKKLVAAAGVPVLDGAETFPLLIKAAAGGGGRGMRVVTEPGTLRSELAAASAEAQSAFGDGTVFTEPYLPTARHVEVQVLGDEHGRLWVLGDRDCSVQRRHQKIIEEAPAPLLATETREALHRHARAAAEAVDYRGAGTVEFLVEGDRIFFLEMNTRLQVEHPVTEAVTGLDLVAWQLAIAEGRELPAEPPALTGHAIEVRLYAEDPAAGFAPQTGRLRAFDFEVPGVRVDSGVEAGSTVGVRYDAMLSKIVSYGEDRASAIRLLADALRRGRLHGLTTNLALLRAILADDDFVAGRVDTALLDRRLAAWTSAGEDHAVRKAALAAAAGSAVRTATSAGVQGRIPVAWRNVPSQERVRSFRYGAERLDVTYAARGGRITSSWLPGVSVESVDGDQVVLDDHGVRETFRVTVVDGGADVHGPAGAFDLHAVPKFTDPAENLAPGSLLASMPGLVVALHVAEGDQVAAGAPIVVLEAMKMQQTLTAPADGVVASLSVVVGKQVAAGEVLAVIAAAPADAAAAPADAAAAPADAAAAPADAATAGAADAIAGPAGSETA is encoded by the coding sequence ATGATCCGCAAGCTGCTGGTCGCGAACCGGGGCGAGATCGCCCGCCGGATCTTCCGCACCTGCCGTTCCCTGGGCATCGAGACCGTGGCGGTCTTTGAGGAAAAGACCGATTTGCACGTACGGGAGGCCGACGCCGCCGTCGCGATCGGCTCCTTCCTGGCCGCTGACGAGATCATCGAGGCCGCCCGCCGGTCCGGCGCCGGCGCGGTCCACCCCGGCTACGGGTTCCTGTCGGAGAACGCCCCGTTCGCCCGCGCCGTCGAGGCCGCCGGGCTGATCTGGATCGGCCCCGCGCCGGACGCGATCGAGGCGATGGGCGACAAGATCCGGGCGAAGAAGCTGGTCGCCGCGGCCGGCGTGCCGGTGCTCGACGGGGCGGAGACGTTCCCGCTGCTGATCAAGGCCGCGGCCGGTGGTGGCGGCCGGGGCATGCGGGTCGTCACCGAGCCCGGGACGCTGCGGTCCGAACTCGCGGCCGCGTCCGCCGAGGCGCAGTCGGCGTTCGGCGACGGGACCGTGTTCACCGAGCCGTACCTGCCGACCGCCCGGCACGTCGAGGTGCAGGTGCTCGGGGACGAGCACGGGCGGCTCTGGGTGCTCGGCGACCGGGACTGCTCGGTCCAGCGCCGGCACCAGAAGATCATCGAGGAGGCGCCGGCCCCGCTGCTCGCCACGGAGACGCGCGAAGCGCTGCACCGGCACGCCCGGGCGGCCGCCGAGGCGGTCGACTACCGGGGCGCCGGGACCGTCGAGTTCCTCGTCGAGGGCGACCGGATCTTCTTCCTGGAGATGAACACCCGGCTCCAGGTCGAGCACCCGGTCACCGAGGCGGTGACCGGTCTTGATCTGGTCGCCTGGCAGCTCGCGATCGCCGAGGGCCGGGAACTCCCCGCGGAGCCGCCGGCGCTGACCGGGCACGCGATCGAGGTCCGGCTCTACGCCGAGGACCCGGCCGCGGGATTCGCGCCGCAGACCGGGCGGCTGCGCGCGTTCGACTTCGAGGTGCCCGGCGTCCGGGTCGACTCCGGGGTCGAGGCCGGCAGCACGGTCGGTGTCCGCTACGACGCCATGCTTTCCAAAATTGTTTCGTACGGCGAGGACCGCGCGTCCGCGATCCGGCTGCTCGCCGACGCGCTGCGCCGTGGCCGGCTCCACGGGCTCACCACCAACCTCGCGCTGCTGCGGGCGATCCTCGCCGACGACGACTTCGTGGCCGGCCGGGTCGACACCGCGCTCCTCGACCGCAGACTCGCCGCGTGGACGAGCGCGGGGGAGGACCACGCGGTCCGCAAGGCGGCGCTCGCCGCGGCGGCGGGATCGGCGGTCCGGACCGCGACGTCCGCGGGTGTGCAGGGGCGGATCCCGGTGGCCTGGCGCAACGTGCCCAGCCAGGAGCGGGTGCGGTCGTTCCGGTACGGCGCCGAGCGGCTCGACGTGACCTACGCGGCCCGGGGCGGGCGGATCACGTCGTCCTGGCTGCCGGGCGTGTCGGTCGAGTCGGTCGACGGCGACCAGGTCGTGCTCGACGATCACGGGGTGCGCGAGACGTTCCGGGTGACCGTGGTCGACGGCGGTGCGGACGTGCACGGGCCGGCCGGGGCGTTCGACCTCCACGCCGTGCCGAAGTTCACCGATCCGGCCGAGAATCTCGCGCCCGGATCGCTGCTCGCCTCCATGCCGGGGCTCGTCGTCGCCCTGCACGTGGCCGAAGGCGATCAGGTCGCCGCGGGTGCGCCGATCGTCGTCCTGGAGGCGATGAAGATGCAGCAGACGCTGACCGCGCCGGCCGACGGGGTGGTCGCCTCGCTCTCGGTCGTGGTCGGCAAGCAGGTCGCCGCCGGCGAGGTCCTGGCCGTCATCGCCGCCGCGCCCGCCGATGCCGCCGCCGCGCCGGCCGATGCCGCCGCCGCGCCGGCCGATGCCGCCGCCGCGCCGGCCGATGCCGCCACCGCTGGGGCCGCGGACGCCATCGCCGGGCCCGCCGGCTCGGAAACTGCCTGA
- a CDS encoding acyl-CoA dehydrogenase family protein, whose product MTAFVESEERRELREAVARLGAKYGEEYFYAAARDGRKTTELWQEAAALGYLGVSIPEQYGGGGGEIGDLAAVLEELATAGCPLLLMVVSPAIVGTVIAQFGSAEQKERWLPGLATGTATYVFGITEPDAGSNTHQIATQARRDGDEWVLSGSKTYISGVDEASEVLIVARVGKRPSLFMVPTDAPGFTYRKIEMGLVAPEDQFTLFLDDVRLPADALIGSEEAGFDQLFAGLNPERIMAASSATGMARWALRKAVGYAGERAVWGVPIGAHQAISHPLAKLYVEIEAARLLTQKAAALHAAGELKSAGEAANMAKYAAGEAVCAAVDQAIQTHGGNGLALEYGLVQALATSRLTRMAPVSREMALNFVAQYSLGLPRSY is encoded by the coding sequence ATGACCGCATTCGTCGAGTCCGAGGAACGCCGGGAGCTGCGCGAGGCCGTCGCCCGGCTGGGCGCCAAGTACGGCGAGGAGTACTTCTACGCCGCCGCCCGCGACGGCCGCAAGACCACCGAGCTGTGGCAGGAGGCCGCCGCGCTCGGCTACCTCGGCGTGTCCATCCCGGAACAGTACGGCGGTGGCGGCGGCGAGATCGGCGACCTGGCCGCCGTCCTGGAGGAACTGGCCACCGCCGGCTGTCCGCTGCTGCTCATGGTGGTGTCGCCCGCGATCGTCGGCACGGTCATCGCCCAGTTCGGCAGCGCCGAGCAGAAGGAGCGCTGGCTGCCGGGCCTGGCCACCGGCACGGCCACCTACGTCTTCGGGATCACCGAACCGGACGCCGGCTCGAACACCCACCAGATCGCCACGCAGGCCCGGCGGGACGGCGACGAGTGGGTACTGAGCGGGTCGAAGACGTACATCAGCGGGGTTGATGAAGCTTCTGAGGTTTTGATCGTCGCCCGGGTCGGCAAGCGCCCGTCGCTGTTCATGGTGCCGACCGACGCCCCCGGCTTCACCTATCGCAAGATCGAGATGGGGCTGGTCGCGCCGGAGGACCAGTTCACCCTGTTCCTGGACGACGTGCGGCTGCCCGCCGACGCCCTGATCGGCAGCGAGGAGGCCGGTTTCGATCAGCTGTTCGCCGGCCTCAACCCGGAGCGGATCATGGCCGCGTCGTCGGCGACCGGGATGGCCCGCTGGGCACTGCGCAAGGCGGTCGGGTACGCCGGCGAGCGCGCGGTGTGGGGCGTGCCGATCGGCGCCCACCAGGCGATCAGTCACCCGCTCGCGAAGCTGTACGTGGAGATCGAGGCGGCCCGGCTGCTCACCCAGAAGGCCGCCGCGTTGCACGCCGCCGGGGAGCTGAAGTCGGCGGGCGAGGCGGCGAACATGGCCAAGTACGCGGCCGGCGAAGCGGTGTGCGCGGCGGTCGACCAGGCCATCCAGACCCACGGTGGAAACGGCCTCGCGCTTGAGTACGGGCTGGTCCAGGCCCTGGCCACGTCACGGCTGACGCGGATGGCGCCGGTCAGCCGGGAGATGGCGCTGAACTTCGTGGCGCAGTACTCGCTGGGGCTGCCGCGGTCGTACTGA